From the Serratia nematodiphila DZ0503SBS1 genome, one window contains:
- a CDS encoding YdbL family protein produces the protein MKKRYVWLAGAAWLFSSVAMALTLDEAKQQGRVGETLSGYIAPVKQDAETLALVKRINAGRAEKYQEVADGNHIAVDEVARMAGQKLVTRAQSGEYVRGINGQWLKK, from the coding sequence ATGAAAAAACGTTATGTGTGGCTGGCCGGCGCCGCCTGGCTGTTCAGCAGCGTGGCGATGGCGCTGACGCTGGATGAGGCGAAGCAGCAAGGGCGGGTGGGCGAAACCCTGAGCGGCTATATTGCGCCGGTGAAACAGGATGCGGAAACGCTGGCGCTGGTGAAGCGCATCAACGCCGGCCGCGCCGAGAAGTATCAGGAAGTGGCGGACGGCAACCATATCGCCGTCGACGAAGTGGCACGCATGGCGGGGCAGAAGCTGGTGACGCGTGCGCAGAGCGGCGAGTATGTGCGCGGCATCAACGGACAATGGTTGAAGAAATAA
- the azoR gene encoding FMN-dependent NADH-azoreductase produces MSNVLVLKSSILATYSQSNQLADFFVEQWSNAHSGDTITVRDLAAQPIPVLDGELVGALRPSDAPLTPRQQEALALSDELIAELQANDVIVIAAPMYNFNIPTQLKNYFDLVARAGVTFRYTENGPEGLVKNKRAVILTSRGGIHKGTPTDLVEPYLRLFLGFIGITDVEFVFAEGIAYGPEVATKAQEDAKAALSQVVAA; encoded by the coding sequence ATGAGCAACGTATTGGTTCTGAAATCAAGCATCCTGGCGACCTACTCTCAGTCTAACCAACTGGCCGATTTCTTCGTAGAGCAATGGAGCAACGCCCATAGCGGCGACACCATCACCGTGCGCGATCTGGCCGCACAGCCAATCCCGGTGCTGGACGGCGAACTGGTTGGCGCGCTGCGTCCTTCCGATGCGCCGTTGACCCCGCGTCAACAAGAAGCGCTGGCGCTGTCGGACGAGCTGATCGCCGAGCTGCAGGCCAATGACGTCATCGTGATTGCCGCACCGATGTACAACTTCAACATCCCGACCCAGCTGAAAAACTATTTCGATCTGGTTGCCCGCGCCGGCGTGACCTTCCGCTACACCGAAAACGGTCCGGAAGGCCTGGTGAAAAACAAACGCGCCGTGATCCTGACCAGCCGCGGCGGCATCCATAAAGGCACCCCAACCGACCTGGTAGAACCTTACCTGCGTCTGTTCCTGGGCTTCATCGGCATTACCGACGTGGAGTTCGTCTTCGCGGAAGGCATCGCCTACGGCCCGGAAGTGGCCACCAAAGCCCAGGAAGACGCCAAAGCGGCCCTGTCTCAGGTGGTTGCTGCCTAA
- the hrpA gene encoding ATP-dependent RNA helicase HrpA has product MKSPLEALPAQLGELMLRDQQRLRRRLHGARKIKNPDAQLAVAAEVESDIAAARQKVLARAASCPRITYPESLPVSQKKQDILNAVRDHQVVIVAGETGSGKTTQLPKICLELGRGVKGLIGHTQPRRLAARTVANRIADELETPLGGSVGYKVRFNDQVGENTLVKLMTDGILLAEIQQDRLLMQYDTLIIDEAHERSLNIDFILGYLRELLPKRPDLKVIITSATIDPQRFSRHFNNAPIIEVSGRTYPVEVRYRPVVDDGDDTDRDQLQAIFDAVDELGREGPGDILIFMSGEREIRDTADALNRLNLPHTEVLPLYARLSNSEQNRVFQSHHGRRIVLATNVAETSLTVPGIKYVIDPGTARISRYSFRTKVQRLPIEPVSQASANQRKGRCGRVSEGVCIRLYSEQDFLSRPAFTDPEILRTNLASVILQMTSLGLGDIAAFPFVEAPDKRNIQDGVRLLEELGAIATADNGHYQLTPQGRQLAQLPIDPRLARMVLEAQKSGSVREVMIITAALSIQDPRERPMDKQQASDEKHRRFADKDSDFLAFVNLWDYLQEQQKANSSSQFRRLCRNDFLNYLRVREWQDIYTQLRQVVKELGLPINSTPSDYRSVHTALLTGLLSHIGQKDADKQEYTGARNARFSIFPGSGLFKKPPKWTMVAELVETSRLWGRIAARIEPEWIEPLAQHLVKHSYSEPHWSKSQGAVMASEKVTLFGLPIVAARQVNYGAIDPLLCRELFIRHALVEGDWQTRHAFFRENQKLRAEVEELEHKSRRRDILVDDETLFGFYDRRIPNDVVSGRHFDSWWKNAAKQQPDLLNFEKEMLIKEGANKISALDYPNFWHQGNLKLRLSYQFEPGTDADGVTVHIPLPILNQVEEQGFEWQIPGIRRELVIALIKSLPKPVRRNFVPAPNYAEAFLGRVTALELPLLDALERELRRMTGVTVSRDDWQWAQVPDHLKMTFRVVGEKNQTLREGKDLAALRLQLKEKVQETLSAVADDGLEQSNLHVWSFGQLPAFYEQKRGGYSMKAYPALVDEKDSVAIRLFDSESEQQQAMWQGTRRLLLLNIPSPIKYLHEKLPNKAKLGLYFNPYGKVLELIDDCISCGIDKLIAEHGGPVWQEEGFARLQEQIRAELNDTVVEVAKQVEQILTAVFNINKRLKGRVDMSLALALSDIKTQLGGLVYRGFVTGNGWKRLPDTLRYLQAIERRLEKLAIDPHRDRAQMLRVEQVQQAWQQWLNKLPPKRQQEEEVKAVRWMIEELRVSLFAQQLGTPYPISDKRILQTIEQLSG; this is encoded by the coding sequence GTGAAATCTCCGCTCGAGGCACTGCCGGCCCAACTGGGCGAGCTGATGCTCCGCGATCAACAACGCCTGCGTCGTCGCCTGCATGGCGCACGAAAAATCAAAAATCCCGATGCCCAGCTGGCGGTCGCCGCCGAAGTGGAAAGCGACATCGCGGCGGCGCGGCAAAAAGTGCTGGCGCGCGCCGCGTCTTGCCCGCGCATTACCTATCCGGAAAGCCTGCCGGTCAGTCAGAAAAAGCAGGACATTTTAAACGCTGTCCGCGATCACCAGGTGGTGATCGTTGCCGGGGAGACCGGCTCGGGGAAAACCACCCAGTTGCCGAAGATCTGTCTGGAGCTGGGGCGTGGGGTGAAAGGGCTGATCGGCCACACCCAGCCGCGCCGCCTGGCGGCGCGCACCGTCGCCAACCGCATCGCCGACGAGCTGGAAACCCCGCTCGGCGGCAGCGTCGGTTACAAGGTGCGCTTCAACGATCAGGTCGGGGAAAACACCCTGGTCAAGCTGATGACCGACGGCATCTTGCTGGCGGAAATTCAGCAGGATCGCCTGCTGATGCAGTACGACACGCTGATCATCGATGAAGCGCACGAGCGCAGCCTCAACATCGACTTTATTCTCGGCTACCTGCGTGAACTGCTGCCGAAGCGCCCGGATCTCAAGGTGATCATCACCTCGGCGACCATCGATCCGCAGCGCTTCTCGCGCCACTTCAACAATGCGCCGATCATCGAGGTTTCCGGCCGCACTTACCCGGTGGAGGTGCGTTACCGCCCGGTGGTCGACGACGGCGACGATACCGACCGCGACCAGCTGCAGGCGATTTTCGATGCGGTGGACGAGCTTGGGCGCGAAGGGCCGGGCGACATTCTGATCTTCATGAGCGGCGAGCGAGAGATCCGCGACACCGCCGACGCTCTGAACCGCCTCAATTTGCCGCACACCGAAGTGCTGCCGCTGTATGCGCGCCTGTCGAACAGCGAGCAGAACCGGGTGTTCCAGTCGCACCACGGTCGCCGCATCGTGCTGGCCACCAACGTGGCGGAAACCTCGCTGACGGTGCCGGGCATCAAGTACGTCATCGATCCGGGCACCGCGCGCATCAGCCGCTACAGCTTCCGCACCAAGGTGCAGCGCCTGCCGATCGAGCCGGTGTCCCAGGCTTCCGCCAACCAGCGTAAAGGGCGCTGCGGCCGCGTATCGGAAGGGGTGTGCATTCGCTTGTATTCCGAACAGGACTTCCTGTCGCGGCCGGCGTTTACCGATCCGGAAATTCTGCGCACCAACCTGGCGTCGGTCATTCTGCAGATGACCTCGCTGGGGCTGGGCGACATCGCCGCGTTTCCGTTCGTCGAAGCGCCGGATAAACGCAACATTCAGGATGGCGTGCGCCTGCTGGAAGAGCTGGGGGCGATCGCCACCGCCGACAACGGCCACTATCAGCTGACGCCGCAAGGCCGGCAGCTGGCGCAGTTGCCGATTGACCCGCGTCTGGCGCGCATGGTGCTGGAAGCGCAGAAGAGCGGCAGCGTGCGCGAGGTGATGATCATCACCGCCGCGCTATCGATTCAGGATCCGCGTGAGCGCCCGATGGACAAGCAGCAGGCCTCGGACGAAAAACACCGCCGCTTCGCCGACAAAGACTCCGATTTCCTGGCGTTCGTCAATCTGTGGGATTATCTGCAGGAGCAGCAAAAGGCGAACTCTTCCAGCCAGTTCCGCCGGCTGTGCCGCAACGATTTCCTCAACTACCTGCGGGTGCGCGAGTGGCAGGATATCTATACCCAGCTGCGCCAGGTGGTGAAAGAGCTGGGGCTGCCGATCAACAGCACGCCTTCCGACTACCGCAGCGTGCACACCGCGCTGCTGACCGGCTTGCTGTCGCACATTGGCCAGAAGGATGCGGACAAGCAGGAATACACCGGCGCGCGCAATGCCCGCTTCTCAATCTTCCCCGGCTCCGGCCTGTTCAAGAAGCCGCCGAAGTGGACCATGGTGGCCGAACTGGTGGAAACCAGCCGCCTGTGGGGGCGCATCGCCGCGCGCATCGAACCGGAATGGATCGAGCCGCTGGCTCAGCATCTGGTGAAACACAGCTACAGCGAGCCGCACTGGTCGAAGTCGCAAGGGGCGGTGATGGCCAGCGAAAAGGTCACGCTGTTCGGTTTGCCGATCGTCGCGGCGCGCCAGGTCAATTACGGCGCCATCGATCCATTGCTGTGCCGTGAGCTGTTTATCCGCCATGCGCTGGTGGAGGGGGACTGGCAGACGCGCCACGCCTTCTTCCGTGAAAACCAAAAGCTGCGCGCCGAAGTGGAAGAGCTGGAGCATAAATCGCGCCGCCGCGACATTCTGGTGGACGACGAGACGCTGTTCGGCTTCTACGATCGCCGCATCCCCAACGACGTGGTTTCCGGCCGTCATTTCGACAGCTGGTGGAAGAATGCCGCCAAACAGCAGCCCGACCTGCTGAACTTCGAAAAAGAGATGCTGATTAAGGAGGGCGCCAACAAGATCAGCGCGCTGGACTACCCGAACTTCTGGCATCAGGGCAATCTCAAGCTGCGGCTGAGCTACCAGTTTGAACCGGGCACCGACGCCGACGGCGTGACGGTGCACATTCCGTTGCCGATCCTCAATCAGGTGGAGGAGCAGGGCTTCGAGTGGCAGATCCCCGGCATCCGCCGTGAGCTGGTGATCGCGCTGATCAAGTCGCTGCCGAAACCGGTGCGCCGCAACTTCGTGCCGGCGCCGAACTACGCCGAAGCATTCCTCGGCCGCGTTACGGCGCTGGAATTGCCGCTGCTGGACGCGCTGGAGCGCGAGCTGCGGCGCATGACTGGCGTGACCGTGTCACGTGATGACTGGCAGTGGGCTCAGGTGCCCGATCACCTGAAAATGACTTTCCGCGTGGTGGGCGAGAAGAACCAGACGCTGCGCGAAGGCAAAGACCTGGCCGCGTTGCGCCTGCAGCTGAAAGAGAAGGTGCAGGAGACGCTGTCGGCGGTGGCCGATGACGGGCTGGAGCAGAGCAATCTGCATGTCTGGAGCTTTGGCCAACTGCCGGCGTTCTACGAGCAGAAGCGCGGCGGCTATTCGATGAAGGCCTACCCGGCGCTGGTGGATGAGAAGGACAGCGTGGCGATCCGCCTGTTCGACAGCGAAAGCGAGCAGCAACAGGCGATGTGGCAGGGCACGCGCCGCCTGCTGTTGCTGAATATTCCTTCGCCGATCAAATATCTGCATGAGAAGCTGCCGAACAAGGCCAAACTGGGGCTTTATTTCAACCCGTACGGCAAGGTACTGGAGCTGATCGACGACTGCATTTCGTGCGGCATCGACAAGCTGATCGCCGAACACGGCGGCCCGGTCTGGCAGGAAGAAGGCTTTGCGCGTTTGCAAGAGCAGATCCGCGCCGAGCTGAACGACACGGTGGTCGAGGTGGCCAAGCAGGTTGAGCAGATCCTGACGGCGGTCTTCAATATCAACAAGCGGCTGAAAGGCCGGGTGGACATGTCGTTGGCGCTGGCGCTGTCGGATATCAAGACCCAGCTCGGTGGCCTGGTCTACCGTGGCTTCGTCACCGGCAACGGATGGAAACGCCTGCCGGACACGCTG